In Sphingobacteriaceae bacterium, the following proteins share a genomic window:
- a CDS encoding bifunctional alpha,alpha-trehalose-phosphate synthase (UDP-forming)/trehalose-phosphatase has translation MQKKLIIASNRLPFKIEKRNQKYELITSSGGLVSALKSLIENYKDQYKITWVGTADFTRQMWYDNQDLFANVGFDVQPVFITDKKTEKAYYDGLSNSTIWPLFHYFPSFAEFHEQHFEAYKKVNSLFEAEIVKICKPGDVVWVHDYHLMTLPGQLKTINPELQVGFFLHIPFPSYEIFRLLPERWREELLNNLIKADLVGFQTKEYANHFLGTVAYILGIENDQGKIYRNGHLCQVGDYPISIDYAKFNEAFDSPVVKKARISLLEKYKGVRLIFSVDRLDYTKGVINRLNALEKLFEDHPVYKEKVIFILNVIPSRDGITKYTQRKTMIEESIGRINGKYGNVHWQPIIYQYRHLNFNQLLTFYTTCDVALVTPLRDGMNLVAKEFIASRKDTKGVLVLSEMAGAVNELDLSVIVNPTDLVKLKDALIESLEMPESEQVRRMEVMQRIVLNNTINHWLNGFLKDCNEIYLANKSLHANALSFEAKNKIMLNYQQSKSRLILLDYDGTLTEFTRLPEHAKPKENLLNLLQRLGANSKNNLCVISGRRSSDLEAWFGNHNLTLVAEHGGSFKLTNSSEWIQIKNVDISWKPSVKEVLEKQLLIYPDSFVEEKEYSVAWHYRAVNAELDEKLFIDLNKKLTAINTNNLFKILQGNKVLEIKCATINKGQAAHKLLSTGKYDFVMAIGDDRTDEDMFEVLNEAAHVTIKVGLDKTKAKYNFIGTNNVLSFLSQMSELN, from the coding sequence ATGCAGAAAAAATTAATTATTGCTTCCAACCGCTTACCATTTAAAATCGAAAAGCGAAATCAGAAATACGAATTGATCACCTCCAGCGGAGGCCTTGTATCTGCGTTAAAAAGTTTAATTGAAAATTATAAAGACCAATACAAAATTACCTGGGTTGGCACAGCGGATTTTACCCGCCAGATGTGGTATGATAACCAGGATCTTTTTGCAAATGTGGGTTTTGATGTGCAGCCGGTATTTATAACAGATAAAAAAACCGAGAAAGCTTATTATGATGGCCTTTCCAATTCCACTATCTGGCCACTCTTCCATTACTTTCCGTCTTTCGCAGAATTTCACGAACAACATTTTGAAGCCTACAAAAAGGTGAACAGTCTTTTTGAGGCAGAAATAGTGAAGATATGTAAGCCAGGTGACGTTGTGTGGGTGCATGACTATCACCTTATGACCTTACCCGGCCAGTTAAAAACAATTAACCCCGAATTACAGGTAGGATTCTTTCTGCATATTCCTTTTCCATCTTATGAAATATTTCGCCTGCTGCCTGAGAGATGGCGAGAGGAGTTGCTAAACAATCTTATTAAGGCAGATCTGGTTGGTTTTCAAACCAAGGAATACGCAAATCATTTTCTTGGCACCGTAGCCTACATTCTTGGCATTGAAAATGACCAGGGAAAAATATACCGTAATGGCCATTTATGCCAGGTTGGTGATTATCCTATCAGTATCGACTATGCAAAATTTAATGAGGCATTCGATAGTCCTGTTGTAAAAAAAGCAAGAATCAGTCTGCTGGAAAAATACAAAGGCGTTCGGCTGATTTTTTCGGTAGACAGGCTGGATTATACAAAGGGTGTAATTAACAGGTTAAATGCTTTGGAGAAGCTTTTTGAAGATCATCCCGTTTACAAAGAGAAAGTTATTTTTATTCTCAATGTGATTCCTTCACGCGATGGAATTACAAAATATACACAGCGGAAAACCATGATCGAGGAAAGTATAGGACGTATCAATGGCAAATACGGAAATGTACACTGGCAACCCATTATTTATCAATACAGGCATTTGAATTTTAACCAGCTTCTTACTTTTTATACCACCTGCGATGTAGCTTTGGTAACGCCCCTGCGCGACGGTATGAATCTGGTGGCCAAAGAATTTATCGCCTCACGAAAAGACACTAAAGGCGTTTTGGTACTGAGTGAAATGGCCGGAGCAGTGAATGAACTCGACCTGTCGGTGATTGTGAATCCTACCGATCTTGTTAAATTAAAGGATGCACTGATTGAATCCCTGGAAATGCCGGAAAGTGAACAAGTGCGCCGAATGGAAGTAATGCAGAGAATCGTGCTAAACAACACGATCAATCACTGGCTTAACGGTTTCCTCAAAGACTGTAACGAAATTTACCTTGCCAATAAATCACTCCATGCAAATGCACTTTCATTTGAAGCAAAAAATAAAATAATGCTGAACTATCAGCAATCTAAAAGCCGGTTAATCCTGCTGGACTATGATGGTACATTGACAGAGTTTACCCGTTTGCCAGAACATGCCAAGCCAAAAGAAAACCTGTTAAACCTTCTTCAAAGGCTGGGGGCGAACAGTAAGAACAATTTGTGTGTGATAAGCGGGAGAAGATCTTCTGACCTTGAGGCCTGGTTTGGGAACCATAATTTGACTTTGGTGGCAGAGCACGGAGGTAGTTTTAAACTTACGAATAGCAGCGAATGGATACAGATTAAAAATGTAGACATTAGCTGGAAACCTTCCGTTAAAGAAGTTCTGGAAAAACAGTTGCTTATCTATCCCGATTCCTTTGTAGAAGAAAAAGAATATTCTGTAGCCTGGCATTACCGCGCAGTAAACGCTGAACTGGATGAAAAACTATTTATTGACTTAAATAAGAAACTCACTGCTATCAATACAAACAACCTGTTTAAGATCCTGCAGGGCAATAAAGTTCTGGAAATTAAATGCGCAACAATTAATAAGGGACAGGCGGCACATAAATTGCTTTCTACAGGGAAGTATGACTTTGTAATGGCTATTGGTGATGACCGTACAGACGAGGACATGTTTGAAGTTCTGAATGAAGCGGCGCATGTTACCATCAAAGTAGGGTTGGATAAAACAAAGGCCAAATACAACTTTATAGGTACAAACAATGTCCTGTCTTTTCTGAGCCAAATGAGCGAACTAAACTAA